In one Scyliorhinus canicula chromosome 3, sScyCan1.1, whole genome shotgun sequence genomic region, the following are encoded:
- the smim15 gene encoding small integral membrane protein 15, translated as MLDIRGWAEYVVEWAAKDPYGFLSTVILALTPLFLASAVLSWKLAKMIEARDREQKKKQKRQENINKAKRPKKD; from the coding sequence ATGTTGGACATCAGAGGTTGGGCAGAGTACGTTGTTGAATGGGCTGCAAAAGACCCCTATGGTTTCCTTTCAACTGTTATCTTGGCACTAACCCCACTCTTCTTAGCAAGTGCAGTGTTGTCGTGGAAACTGGCAAAAATGATTGAGGCCAGAGATCGAGAGCAGAAGAAGAAACAAAAGCgtcaagaaaatattaataaagcaAAAAGACCAAAGAAGGATTGA